The Phyllopteryx taeniolatus isolate TA_2022b chromosome 7, UOR_Ptae_1.2, whole genome shotgun sequence genome has a segment encoding these proteins:
- the barhl2 gene encoding barH-like 2 homeobox protein has product MEASSGSSFGIDTILAGGRATPSPPPSCSDADTAAGGTAPSSPLSVTAEDSDAGLLLHHHRQRHPHRLPPAPGPGPGPPLAGAGCSGPRSATSSFLIKDILGDGKPLAACAPYSTSVALSPKLGAESASAPDAFRPKLELQDEGRGARMERRDEMLLHGGDVLKCNASKEEGEREISSSRDSPPARTKKPRKARTAFTDHQLNQLERSFERQKYLSVQDRMDLAAALNLTDTQVKTWYQNRRTKWKRQTAVGLELLAEAGNYSALQRMFPSPYFYHPSLLGSVDGSTAAAAAAAAMYSSMYRTPSAPPPHPHSAAAAAAAAAAAAAGIQRPLVPRVLIHGLGPGGQPALNPLSSPMAGTPHAR; this is encoded by the exons cgtcctGCTCGGACGCGGACACGGCGGCGGGAGGCACGGCGCCCTCGTCGCCGCTGTCGGTCACCGCGGAGGACTCGGACGCcggcctcctcctccatcaCCACCGGCAGCGTCACCCGCACCGCCTCCCACCGGCGCCCGGGCCCGGGCCCGGGCCGCCGCTGGCCGGGGCCGGCTGCAGCGGCCCGCGGAGCGCCACCTCGTCGTTCCTCATCAAGGACATCCTGGGCGACGGCAAGCCGCTGGCCGCCTGCGCGCCCTACAGCACCAGCGTCGCCCTGTCGCCCAAGCTCGGGGCCGAGAGCGCCTCGGCCCCGGACGCCTTCCGGCCCAAGCTGGAGCTCCAGGACGAGGGCCGGGGGGCCAGGATGGAGCGGCGGGACGAGATGCTGCTGCACGGCGGCGACGTGCTCAAGTGCAACG CGAGCAAAGAGGAAGGCGAGCGCGAGATCTCCAGCAGCCGCGACAGTCCGCCGGCGCGCACCAAGAAGCCCCGCAAGGCGCGCACGGCCTTCACGGACCATCAGCTCAACCAGCTGGAGCGCAGCTTCGAGCGCCAGAAGTACCTGAGCGTGCAGGACCGCATGGACCTGGCCGCCGCGCTCAACCTCACCGACACGCAGGTCAAGACCTGGTACCAGAACCGACG GACCAAGTGGAAGCGGCAGACGGCGGTGGGCTTGGAGCTGCTGGCCGAGGCCGGGAACTACTCGGCCCTGCAGCGGATGTTCCCGTCGCCCTACTTCTACCACCCGAGCCTGCTGGGCTCCGTGGACGGCAGCACGGCggccgcggcggcggcggcggccatgTACAGCAGCATGTACCGGACTCCCTCCGCGCCGCCGCCTCACCCGCACTCGGCTGCggccgcggcggcggcggcggcggcggcggccgcggGCATCCAGAGGCCGCTGGTGCCCCGCGTTCTCATCCACGGCCTGGGACCCGGGGGCCAGCCGGCACTGAACCCCCTGTCGAGCCCCATGGCCGGCACGCCGCACGCGCGGTAG